TCAATTTGGGGATTCCGTATGATTTTGTCATTAAGCGGTTCCTCGTCGTCATTGCCATTCTCGTATCGATCGCGACAGCGCTCGTTGGACCGATTACCTTCCTTGGACTGTTGGTAGCGAATCTCGCTCATCAGTTTATGAAAACCTATCAGCATAAATACTTGCTGCTGGGCTCGGCTTTAATCAGTGTGATTGCACTGGTTGGCGGTTTGTTGATTGTGGAGCGTGTACTTGCGTTCTCCACGACGCTCAGTGTCATCGTCAACTTTATTGGTGGGGTTTACTTCATCTATCTTCTGTTAAAGGAGAATAAAGCGTGATAGAAGTCCGGAATGTCACAAAACAATATGGTAGCAAAAATGTCGTGGAAAATGTCTCTGTGAAGATTGCCAAGGGGAAAATTACATCTTTTATCGGACCCAATGGGGCCGGAAAAAGTACCTTGCTGTCGATGATTAGTCGCCTATTGACCAAGGATCAAGGCGAGGTTTTCATTGAGGGTCAGGAGATTGGTCAGGTAAAGAGCAGTGAGCTGGCCAAAAAAATCTCGATTCTCAAGCAATCGAACCACATAACGGTGCGGTTGACGATTCGTGAGCTGGTCAGCTTTGGTCGCTTCCCGTATTCACAGGGTAACCTGACAAAAGAGGATTGGAAGTATGTAGACGAGGCTATCCAATATTTGGAGCTTACGGACATTCAACACAAGTACCTCGACCAGTTGAGTGGGGGTCAGCGTCAACGTGCTTACATCGCGATGGTTGTCGCCCAAAATACGGAATACGTCCTCTTGGATGAGCCGCTCAACAATTTGGATATGAAGCATTCCGTCCAGATCATGAAAGTGCTGCGACGTCTGGTAGACGAAAGGGGCAAAACAGTTGTCATTGTCATTCACGATATCAACTTTGCTTCCGTCTATTCGGATTATATCGTCGCTCTCAAGGATGGCAAGGTCGTGAAGGAAGGCACTACAGACGAGATTATCACACGACCGATCTTGAAAGATGTCTATGACATGGATATCCATATCGAAGACATTGAAGAAAATAAAATCTGTGTCTATTTCGCGTAAGCTCCATCTTCCTATCGTTAAAATTTTGATGGCCTGCCGGGGATTTTATTTTTATCAGCAAGCTATCAATAATTTTATATACTTTTACATTCTACATAGAGGTGAGAGAAGTGAACAAAAAATTACTCATGCTGTTTATGGCAGTACTGTTGGCTGTATTCACAGCTGCATGCGGCTCCAATAACGCCGCTCCTGCAACACCTGCGGCAGACGCAACAAAAACACCTGAAGCTACACAAACATCCGAAGAAGTTACGATCAAGCATAAATTGGGTGAAGCAAAATTGAAAAAGAATCCAAAAACGGTTGTAGCATTTGACTACGGTGTTCTGGATTCCTTAGACAAATTGGGTATCGAAGTAGCGGGTGTTGCACAGTCTTCCAATATTCCTGCATACCTGGAAAAGTTCAAAGATGCGAAATACACAAACGTTGGTGGCTTGAAAGAGCCAGACTTTGAGAAAATCAACGCAATGAAACCAGATGTGATCTTCATTTCCGGTCGTCAACAAGATGCTTACGAAGAACTGAACAAAATTGCTCCAACCATCTTCATGGGTGTAGATAATGCGAAGTACATGGAAACTTTCAAAGAGAACATGAAAACATTGGGTACCATCTTCGGTAAAGAAGCACAAGTAGAAGAAGAGCTAGGCAAAATCGAAGCATCTATCAAGGAATTGAATGCAAAAGCAACAGCAAGCGGCAAGACTGCTCTGATCGTTATGGTTAACGAAGGCAAGCTGAACGCTTACGGCGCGGGTTCCCGTTTTGGTATCCTGCACGGTGAATTCGGATTCACACCTGTAGACAAAAACATTTCTGTAGAAAACCATGGTCAAAGCGTTTCCTTTGAATATATTGCAGAAAAAGATCCAGACTATCTGTTCGTAATTGATCGTGGTAACGCGATTTCCAAGAATAAAGAAGTGTCTACTTCTACACAGCAAACAGTAGAAAACGACCTGATTAAGAACACGAAAGCATTCAAAACTGGCAACATCATTTACCTGGATTCTAGCAACTGGTACTTGTCTGGTGGCGGATTGGTATCCACCGCTGGCATGACAGATGAAGTTCTGAAAGAAGTTAAGTGGTAAGAGGCTAGGAAAGACAGTGGCGACAGCCGAGGGGGAGTAAGACATACCCTGGGCTGTCGCCTTTTCATTTTTTAGAACCTGCTGATTTATACCCGGGGCTCCCGTTCTGCAAACTCCTGTAACCTCCCTCTTATTTGTTCTACCAATAAAGCGGGTGCCTTCTTAGGTGAACCCGAGTCAAATGGTGGCTGTGGATCGTATTCCAAAATCAATTGGACGCCTTTACTTCTATCTTCCCCCAATTCCCATGCCACTAATTGGAGCGCCATGTCGATACCAGAGGAAACGCCGGCGGCTGTAACGATTTTGCCTTGGCGAACGACTCTTTCCTCTGTTGGAATGGTTCCAAGTGATTGGAGCAGTTCGAAGGACCCCCAATGAGTGGTCGCTACGGCTCCTTGTAACAAGCCTGCGGCGCTCAAGATCAGAGAGCCAGTGCAAACAGACGTAGTCCATTTCGTCGTTTCATGTATGTGGCGAATCCACTGTAGGGTTTCTTCGTCATTCATAGAATTTTTATAATTGGGCGGACAGCAACCGGGAACAACAAGAATATCAGCGGAAGTAACTTCAGAAAAACTGTAATCGGCATGTAAATAACCCATATGGGAGTCAAGCTGGATTAACCCTTTTTTCTTAGCAACAAACTTCACTTCACATTTCAGCGTAGCAGCGAATACATCGTATGGACCAATTGCATCTAATGCGGTGATGCCATCGTAAAGCATGATTGCAACCTTCATGAGGATATCTCCTTTGAAATGGGGTATTTTTCCTGCAAACAAATAGTAACATACTTATACAGGGTATGTGTATGTTGGAGTTGTGACTATCTGTAAGGTTTTCGAAGCCCGTGTAATGAGGAGAGATAAGCAATCGGTATAGCAAAAAGCCGGTTACACCATAAAACATGGTGAAAACCGGCTTTTTGCGAGTCGAATCTAACAATTATCTGGCTCCAACCAGCTTACGCTCTTCCGCGTAAACAGGTTGGGAAGTGTTTTTTTCGTTTGGTTGCTTTTGATCGACAGCATGACACAGCTCATATGGGAGGCAGAGCGGTACACCCGTGCGAGGATCAATCAGGATGTCTGCTTCGATGTTGAATACCTTACGCAGCATCTCAGGCGTCATGACTTCAGTAGGGCTTCCCTCAGCAACGACGGTACCGCGAGAGATGGCAACCATGTGCTGTGCATAACGGGTTGCGTGGTTCAAATCATGGACGACCATGACGATCGTACGATTTTCTTCGTCATTCAGCTTTTGCAGGAGCTTGAGAACCTCTAACTGGTGAGCCATATCCAGGAAGGTCGTAGGCTCATCCAGGAACAGGATGTCTGTTCCTTGCGCCAGTGCCATCGCAATCCAGGCGCGCTGGCGCTGACCGCCGGATAGCTGGTCAACCGGACGATCATGGAAATCTGTCATGCCTGTCATAGAGATAGCCCAGTTTACGATCTCCTTGTCTTCCTTGCTCAAAGAGCCGAAGCCTTTTTGATGGGGGAAGCGGCCATAGGTAACGAGCTCAGACACGGTCAAGCCATCGGGTGCTGTCGGGTTTTGCGGCAAAATCGCCAATTGCTTGGCGACTTCCTTGGTCGATTGCTGATGGATCGACTTTCCGTCCAAAAATACTTGTCCGCCGGTTGGTTTCATAATCCGCGCGAGAGTTTTGAGGATCGTCGATTTACCAGAACCGTTTGCACCGACCAGGGCAGTGATTTTTCCAGAAGGAATGCTAATGTTCAAGTCTTTGACAATGGAAAGCTCACCGTATCCGATGTCCAGCTTTTGCGTGTATAAGCGCTCCACAATGGGCCAACTCCTTTTTATGAAAGTATGTACATGTATGATAAACACAGACAATGATAATCATTTTCACTAAAATAAAGTATATAACGGAATGAGGTCAAATTCAATATGAAAAAGCCAACCTGCTCACATGCGTGAACAAATTGGCCTTGGGTTAACTTACGTTTGATCAAGCGTTAGTAGGTGATATGAGCGATAATACCTTCTTCGTCGTCCAATACCAGCTCAATACCGGCCGAATAAGGGTTGCGCTGCATCTGAGTCTCCAGGTAGTAGCGAATCGCTTCAATCATATTAATCTCGACGAAGATTTGTTGGCGTTCCATCCAGTGTACCTCAGCAGAGAAGCCATACTCCTCGTCCCACATCAGCTCGACGGAGATGTCTTGTGGCTTCAACTGCTTTTTGTAAGCTGCATGAATGCAAATGGCATTAATGATATCTTGTTCTAAAAATGTTATCTTTTCCATGCGTTCAGTTCCTGTTCCTTCTCACGCTTGTTTTTGAAGTAGACGAACGCTTTGCGGATCAGAATAATCACAGCGAGGATCGCCATCAGGTTGATCATGAAGCCAAGGATGGAGCCCAGGATACCCATGTCACCGAACAGGGATCCGAACAGCAAACCAGCCAGACCACCAATCATGAGACCTTTCATGAATCCGCCGCTTTTGCTTGCTGTAGCAGCAGGGGGTGTTGTCGTGCCTTTATTGGTTGATGCGTTTACATTTGAATCGGCTTTGTTAGGTGTTTGTGTATTGGTAGGAGTCGTATTAGAGTTAAAAGATTTTTTCCCGGACTTATAGCCTTTCGCATCGGCATGATCAATGAATCCTCCAGCCGGCGCGAGTACGAGCATTACGGCAACCACCATCATGATGAGTTTTTTCATGTTATTTGAGTAGCCCCTCTCATTAAAATGACTTATGCATATAAGTCTACATGAATATCAAGCGAAATTCCAACGAGCTTTCAGGGATGATCGGTCTGAATACCTACAAAAAAGCCCCTGACAAGCGATCTCGTCAGGGGTTCTTCGATTTACGCGCTCTTTTTCAGTTTTCGGGCTGCCCAGTTACCCAACGATTGAATGAGCTGGACCAAGACGACGAGGATAATGACGGTAATGATCATGACTTCGATGTCCCATTGCTGGTAGCCGTAGCGCAAGGCGAGATCGCCCAGTCCGCCGGCACCAACTGCGCCCGCCATAGCAGTAGCACCGATCAAACCGATGGTCGCGATCGTCAGGCAGAGGACGATGCCAGGCCGTGCTTCACGCAGCATGATCCGAAAAATAATCTGCGTCCGGGATGCGCCCATCGCTTGGTATGCTTCGATCACGCCGCGATCTACGTCATGCAGGGCCGTTTCCATCAGGCGTGAGATATAAGGCGCCGTATAGACGATGAGCGGTACAATGGCTCCTTCAATCCCAATCGAAGTGCCCACGATCAACTCTGTAAAAGGAATGATTGCAACCATCAGGATAATAAAAGGCAACGAACGCACAATGTTGATGATCGTATTCAGGGTGTGATAAATGATTTTGTTCGGAAAAAGGTGGTTCGCCTGTGTGATGACCAACAAAATCCCGAGCGGAATCCCGATCAGTGTCGCAATGAATAACGAAAACCCAACCATGGTGACGGTCTCTTGCAGGGATTGCCCGAATACCGGAATCATTTCAATCAAACGCTCCATTAGCTACGCACCTCCTCTGGGGACACAATATCTACGCGGTAGACGGATTCACGCAAGAAGCGAATGCCATCTTGAATGGGCTGGTCTTCACCAGAAATGTGCAAAAGCAAAATGCCAAGCGCTGTTCCCTTAATGGTCGTAATCGAGCCGTATAACAGATTGGTGCTAATCGGAAAGCGTGCGGACAAGGTACCTAGAACAGGATCGAGAGCGGCATCCCCGCGAAAAGCAACGCGAACAATTTTGGAAACGGGTCCGGATTCTTTTATCTTGGACAAAATCTCCTGTGGTACCTGATCGTCAAAAACTGTTTTGATAAAATTACGGGTCGTTTGCTCTTGCGGATTGCTGAACACATCCAGAACAGAGCCTTGCTCGATGACGACGCCGTTTTCCATGATGGCTACTTGGTCGCAGATTTTCTTAATGACCTGCATTTCATGGGTAATCAGCACGATGGTCAGGTTGAACTTTTGATTGATGTCGAGCAACAGCCCCAGAATGGATTCGGTTGTTTGCGGGTCGAGAGCGGAAGTCGCTTCGTCACAGAGCAGGATTTCCGGATCGGTGGCAAGTGCACGAGCGATGCCCACCCGTTGCTTTTGTCCACCGGATAGCTGAGAAGGATAAGCGTTTGCTTTATCAGACAAGCCAACCAAGCCGAGAAGGTCTTCTACCTTGCGCTTTATGACATCTTTGGGGACGCGATTCATCCGCAAGATTTCCGCCACATTGTCAAAGACATTATAGGAAGAGAGCAGGTTGAAGTGTTGAAAAATAATCCCGATCTTTTTGCGAGCTTGCCGCAGCTCTTTTTCCTTGAGGGTCAGCATGTTCTGGCCATTGACGATCACAGAACCGCTGGTCGGCTTCTCCAACAGGTTGATGGTACGGAGCAGGGTACTTTTCCCCGCTCCGCTAAAGCCGATCACCCCGTAGATTTGCCCTTTTTCCACCTGCAGGGATACGCCCTTCAATGCTTCTACCTGCTTGTTTCCTACTTGATACGACTTATGAATATCGGTTAGCTGTATCATAACGAGTTCTCCTTGTTGTTCTTGATGTTCCTGGCGTCGATCTTACCAGGACGGCAGTACAGCTCCTTCAAAGCGTTCGTCGATGAATTTTTTCACTTCTTCTGAGCGGTAGATGTCCACCAGCTTTTTGACGGCGGGGTTGTCTTTGTTGGTTTCGTTGACTGCTAAGATGTTTACGTATGGAGAGTCAGCCGTCTCAGCGAAGATCGCGTCTTTTTTCGGGGAGTAGCCAGCTTCCATCGCGAAGTTCGTATTAATCGAAGCAACCTCTACGTTGCTCAGCGAGCGTGCCAAGAAAGCAGCCTCTAGCTCTTTGAATTGCAAATTTTTCGGATTTTCCACGATGTCCAGTGGTGTTGCGTTGTCACCCACGCCATCCTTGAGCTTAATCAAGCCCGCTGCCTGATAGAGCAGCAAGGCGCGTGCTCGGTTGGTCGGGTCGTTTTGAATGCCGACAACGCCGCCTGCCGGGATGTCCTCGACTTTTTTATGCTTGGTGGAGTACAGGCCCATCGGGTACGTCACGGTTTTTCCGACCTCGACGATCTTTGTCTTGTGATCTTGATTGAACTTCGCCAAGAACGGGATGGTTTGGAAGCTGTTTACATCGAGATTTCCTTTATCGAGCGCCTGATTCGGCTGTACGTAATCGTTGAAAACGATGACTTCGACGTCGAGCCCTTTGCCTTTGGCGACTTCTTTTACTTTGTTGAGAATCTCTTCGTGTGGGCCGCCAGTGACACCCACTTTGAGTGAGGTTTGTTCAGCAGCAGTGCCGCCGTTAGCAGGCGCAGCTTCTTGTTTGCCCCCGCAAGCCGTTACGAGCGATGCAGCGAGCAGTAGTGTAGTGAGTAGTAAACCAGTCTTTTTCATGAAAATACCCCTTTTCTCTGGATGTAAGATGGAAAAGAAAAAAGCCTCTTCCGACAGAAGAGGCGAAAACTGCAAGTATGTAACCACACTGCAACAATACCTCTCTTATCTGTCGGAATAAATTCCGCTGGATTTGGCACCGTATCGTTTGCGATAGGTTGCCGAGGTGTCATAGGGCCAGTCCCTCAACCTCTCTTCATAAGAGAATGTGCTATGAAATTATCATTCCAAACATTGTCGTTAATTCTTATTTGGATAGTTGGATTATAACGACTGATTTTTTCGGTGTCAACAGTTTTTGCAAACGAATGACTTGGTGGAAAAATGTGAAATTGATCTAAATACGAATATTCTATTGAAGAATGAAAAAATCATATGTATAATGAGAGCGAATGAACCCGATGCCAGCTATCGCAGGTGATGACATGACTCTCGTGGACTCCAATGAAACTAGAAAAAAGCTGTCTGCCATCTATAATGAGATAGCAAAAGAGTTGTTCGGATTTGGAACGACGTTGCTCCGAGTCACGATTGAAAACCAGATGATTACGTTCCAAGCCAAGCATCGCCGCTCTCCGCGCTCGCAAGCGTTGGAAGGAGAAGCACCGGCTCTCAAGCTCGAAGTCGATTTTCGCATGTCCCTTCTTTATAAGAAGAAACTGCGAGAGCGATTGGAAGAAGAGATGGGGTTGCCGTTGGAAGCTGTGCTACGGGACTATGATGCGCCTACGCAGTGGGCAATCACGAATGTTATTTTAGCTGAATCAGAACTGAATACCTGACGCAATCGTTCGGATTTTCTCTTTTGATCTATCTTAAGGGGGGACCGTAGACTTTGCGTAAAAACGGGTGTCACTTCTCTTTGTTTACGAAGAAAAGTGCTCTTGTTTAGAATGATACGTTCTAATCAAGGGTACTTTTCTTTTTATTGTATCACCATATTTTGTCATCAAATGAACCCAACTGGAGGAGAATTACGATGAAGAAATTACTTGCTGGAATTCTGTCTTTTTCTATGATGTCACTGGCACTCGCTGGCTGTGGCAGCAATGATCAACCACAAGCGGGGGGAGCTGGCGGCGAAGCCAAGGGCGAGCCGCAAAAGCTGGTCATCTCTACATGGGGCTTCTCCGAAGACTTTTTCCGCAAAGAAGTATACGAGCCGTTTGAAAAAGAACATAACGTGAAAATCGTGCTGGAAATCGGGAACAACGCAGAGCGTTTGAACAAAGTTCGCCAAGGAAGCTCCGATGTAGACTTGATCTACCTCTCTGACTACTATGCACAGCAAGGGATTGAGAGTGGCGCATTTGAAAAAATCGACCGCAGCCGCATCCAGAACCTGGATCAAATCTATGACATCGCCAAAGCACCACTGGGCGAGGAGTACGGTCCAGCTTACACGATTGGCCAATTCGGGATTGCCTACAATCCAAAGATCGTAAAAACTGAGATCAAGGATTGGAAAGATCTGTGGAACCCAGAGCTGACAGGCAAGCTGACACTGCCAAGCATTACGTCCACAACTGGTCCGATGGTTCTCGACAGTGCTTCTGCGGTCGCGGGCAGCAAGGAATTTAACGAGGATCAAGCCTTCGCGAAAATGAAGGAAGTCAACAAAAGTGTCGTGAAGTTCTACGATAAGACCTCCGAATACGTGAACATGTTTGGACAAGAAGAAATCGGCGTAGGACCGATCATGGAAATGTACTTCAAAGACATCAAAGCCGCTGTTCCAGAAGCTGTTTTCGTACAACCTGCAAGCGGTGGATATGCGATTATGAATACGGTTAACATCGTAAAAGGCTCGAAAAACAAAGCACTCGCAGAAGACTTCATCAACTACCAGCTGAGCAAGGAAGTTCAGGAAAAATCAGCAAAAGCAAAAATCGATTCCCCTGTAAACAAAACGGTTCAACTGACAGAAGAAGAAGCAAAAGGCGTAACGTACGGGGAAGAAACCGTAAGCAAGCTGCGTAAGCTGGACATGAAATTCGTAAACGAGCACTCCAAAGCATGGATTGACCGTTGGAATCGTGAAATCACGCAATAACGAACGATAGAAAAATAAGAGCGAGGGTATAGGCGTTTGCGAATATACCCTCGTTTTCATGAGGGAGGACTACTTGTGAAAAAGATCATTCTTGACGTGGATACGGGCATTGATGATGCGCTTGGCATTATTCTCGCTGTGAAGAGCGGGCAATTCGATCTAGTTGGCATTACTACGGTGAATGGCAACGTGTCGCTGCGAAAAGCCACAGAAAACACGTGCAAAATTCTCGACTTCTTGCAAGTCGGCGAGCAAATCCCTGTCATCTGTGGAGCGTCTGAACCGTTGTTGCGGCCGTTGTTTTTCGAGCATGCCGTACATGGTGAAGATGGCTTGGGGGGCGCCCTTGCCGGAGTTCCGATTTACAAGGAGCCGACTGCTGGCTTTGCTCCTGATTTCATCGTGGAAAACGTACTCGCTCATTCTGGAGAAATTACGCTCGTCATGACGGGGCCGCTGACCAATTTGGCTTTGGCGGTGAAAAAATGTCCGGAGCTTGTTCAACACGTCAAGGAAGTCATTTTCATGGGTGGAGTGGTCCGGGAGCATGGCAATGTGACGCCAGTTGCGGAGTACAACATGTACGTCGATCCAGAGGCAGCGAAGGTTGTATTTCATGCCGGATTCCCGCAATTGACGATGGTTGGTCTGGATGTGACGCGAAGAGTGCTGCTGAATGAGGAGCATATTCGCGGGCTAGGAGATACGCCGATGGGCGAGTACGTGAGACAGAGTACGTCAGATTACCTTCATCGCTATTTTCAGCGAAATGGCATCTATGCGTGCGCTATGCATGATCCGTTGGCTGTCGCGGTCGCACTCGATCCGAAGTTGGTGAAGACGCAGAAGTTATATGTAGATATCGAAACGAGAAGTGAGCTGTGTGATGGGCAAACGGTTTGCGACTTTCAAAACCGCCTGAAAAAAGAACCGAACATAAACGTCTGTCTGGACGTAGATGCAGATGCGTTCTTTGCGCGTTTTCTCGGCGCATTGAAAGCCTGACGATACCGTGAACAGGAGTTAATCAGATGA
The window above is part of the Brevibacillus antibioticus genome. Proteins encoded here:
- a CDS encoding MetQ/NlpA family ABC transporter substrate-binding protein, with the protein product MKKTGLLLTTLLLAASLVTACGGKQEAAPANGGTAAEQTSLKVGVTGGPHEEILNKVKEVAKGKGLDVEVIVFNDYVQPNQALDKGNLDVNSFQTIPFLAKFNQDHKTKIVEVGKTVTYPMGLYSTKHKKVEDIPAGGVVGIQNDPTNRARALLLYQAAGLIKLKDGVGDNATPLDIVENPKNLQFKELEAAFLARSLSNVEVASINTNFAMEAGYSPKKDAIFAETADSPYVNILAVNETNKDNPAVKKLVDIYRSEEVKKFIDERFEGAVLPSW
- a CDS encoding ABC transporter ATP-binding protein; protein product: MERLYTQKLDIGYGELSIVKDLNISIPSGKITALVGANGSGKSTILKTLARIMKPTGGQVFLDGKSIHQQSTKEVAKQLAILPQNPTAPDGLTVSELVTYGRFPHQKGFGSLSKEDKEIVNWAISMTGMTDFHDRPVDQLSGGQRQRAWIAMALAQGTDILFLDEPTTFLDMAHQLEVLKLLQKLNDEENRTIVMVVHDLNHATRYAQHMVAISRGTVVAEGSPTEVMTPEMLRKVFNIEADILIDPRTGVPLCLPYELCHAVDQKQPNEKNTSQPVYAEERKLVGAR
- a CDS encoding nucleoside hydrolase; protein product: MKKIILDVDTGIDDALGIILAVKSGQFDLVGITTVNGNVSLRKATENTCKILDFLQVGEQIPVICGASEPLLRPLFFEHAVHGEDGLGGALAGVPIYKEPTAGFAPDFIVENVLAHSGEITLVMTGPLTNLALAVKKCPELVQHVKEVIFMGGVVREHGNVTPVAEYNMYVDPEAAKVVFHAGFPQLTMVGLDVTRRVLLNEEHIRGLGDTPMGEYVRQSTSDYLHRYFQRNGIYACAMHDPLAVAVALDPKLVKTQKLYVDIETRSELCDGQTVCDFQNRLKKEPNINVCLDVDADAFFARFLGALKA
- a CDS encoding siderophore ABC transporter substrate-binding protein; this translates as MNKKLLMLFMAVLLAVFTAACGSNNAAPATPAADATKTPEATQTSEEVTIKHKLGEAKLKKNPKTVVAFDYGVLDSLDKLGIEVAGVAQSSNIPAYLEKFKDAKYTNVGGLKEPDFEKINAMKPDVIFISGRQQDAYEELNKIAPTIFMGVDNAKYMETFKENMKTLGTIFGKEAQVEEELGKIEASIKELNAKATASGKTALIVMVNEGKLNAYGAGSRFGILHGEFGFTPVDKNISVENHGQSVSFEYIAEKDPDYLFVIDRGNAISKNKEVSTSTQQTVENDLIKNTKAFKTGNIIYLDSSNWYLSGGGLVSTAGMTDEVLKEVKW
- a CDS encoding Na-translocating system protein MpsC family protein, which produces MTLVDSNETRKKLSAIYNEIAKELFGFGTTLLRVTIENQMITFQAKHRRSPRSQALEGEAPALKLEVDFRMSLLYKKKLRERLEEEMGLPLEAVLRDYDAPTQWAITNVILAESELNT
- a CDS encoding methionine ABC transporter ATP-binding protein, with protein sequence MIQLTDIHKSYQVGNKQVEALKGVSLQVEKGQIYGVIGFSGAGKSTLLRTINLLEKPTSGSVIVNGQNMLTLKEKELRQARKKIGIIFQHFNLLSSYNVFDNVAEILRMNRVPKDVIKRKVEDLLGLVGLSDKANAYPSQLSGGQKQRVGIARALATDPEILLCDEATSALDPQTTESILGLLLDINQKFNLTIVLITHEMQVIKKICDQVAIMENGVVIEQGSVLDVFSNPQEQTTRNFIKTVFDDQVPQEILSKIKESGPVSKIVRVAFRGDAALDPVLGTLSARFPISTNLLYGSITTIKGTALGILLLHISGEDQPIQDGIRFLRESVYRVDIVSPEEVRS
- a CDS encoding ABC transporter substrate-binding protein codes for the protein MKKLLAGILSFSMMSLALAGCGSNDQPQAGGAGGEAKGEPQKLVISTWGFSEDFFRKEVYEPFEKEHNVKIVLEIGNNAERLNKVRQGSSDVDLIYLSDYYAQQGIESGAFEKIDRSRIQNLDQIYDIAKAPLGEEYGPAYTIGQFGIAYNPKIVKTEIKDWKDLWNPELTGKLTLPSITSTTGPMVLDSASAVAGSKEFNEDQAFAKMKEVNKSVVKFYDKTSEYVNMFGQEEIGVGPIMEMYFKDIKAAVPEAVFVQPASGGYAIMNTVNIVKGSKNKALAEDFINYQLSKEVQEKSAKAKIDSPVNKTVQLTEEEAKGVTYGEETVSKLRKLDMKFVNEHSKAWIDRWNREITQ
- a CDS encoding ABC transporter ATP-binding protein, whose protein sequence is MIEVRNVTKQYGSKNVVENVSVKIAKGKITSFIGPNGAGKSTLLSMISRLLTKDQGEVFIEGQEIGQVKSSELAKKISILKQSNHITVRLTIRELVSFGRFPYSQGNLTKEDWKYVDEAIQYLELTDIQHKYLDQLSGGQRQRAYIAMVVAQNTEYVLLDEPLNNLDMKHSVQIMKVLRRLVDERGKTVVIVIHDINFASVYSDYIVALKDGKVVKEGTTDEIITRPILKDVYDMDIHIEDIEENKICVYFA
- a CDS encoding YxcD family protein, giving the protein MEKITFLEQDIINAICIHAAYKKQLKPQDISVELMWDEEYGFSAEVHWMERQQIFVEINMIEAIRYYLETQMQRNPYSAGIELVLDDEEGIIAHITY
- a CDS encoding methionine ABC transporter permease; the protein is MERLIEMIPVFGQSLQETVTMVGFSLFIATLIGIPLGILLVITQANHLFPNKIIYHTLNTIINIVRSLPFIILMVAIIPFTELIVGTSIGIEGAIVPLIVYTAPYISRLMETALHDVDRGVIEAYQAMGASRTQIIFRIMLREARPGIVLCLTIATIGLIGATAMAGAVGAGGLGDLALRYGYQQWDIEVMIITVIILVVLVQLIQSLGNWAARKLKKSA
- a CDS encoding DJ-1/PfpI family protein translates to MKVAIMLYDGITALDAIGPYDVFAATLKCEVKFVAKKKGLIQLDSHMGYLHADYSFSEVTSADILVVPGCCPPNYKNSMNDEETLQWIRHIHETTKWTTSVCTGSLILSAAGLLQGAVATTHWGSFELLQSLGTIPTEERVVRQGKIVTAAGVSSGIDMALQLVAWELGEDRSKGVQLILEYDPQPPFDSGSPKKAPALLVEQIRGRLQEFAEREPRV